gaagagaatgaacaacctcacaatattataaaactacatttcaaggtttacacataatgcacatccaacacattgcatccaaatatattatgtttcaacaccaccgactctagaagtatgtggcagggaattaacatcatcacagactacaaagggaataaaaactctgctttgaacaccgctgcctctctcccggatgagcttaatatattttatgctcgtttcgaggacaataacaccgccttCCGGAGAGAGCATTcacggccgacgctacagaggttggttcactctccgtctctgttgcggacgtaacccgatccttccgtcGGGTGAACGTCCgtaaagccacgggtccagatggcattccgggccacgtcatcagagcatgcgcgaatcaactggctggtgttttatggacattttcaacctgtccctctccctctctgtagtcccaacatgcttcaaaacgtccaccattgtgcctgtacaaaagcaatcaaaaatcacttgtttaaatgactggcatcctgttgctctgacccccatcatcagcaaatgctttgagaggctaatcagagatcgcATATGCTCtggctgcccacctctctggacccattgcagtttgcctaccgcaacaaccactccactgatgatgccattgcatctacacactgctctctcccatctggaaaaaaggaacatatctgtgagaatgctgtttgtagactacagcccAGCATTTAACACCATATTGctctccaagcttgatgtgaaattccgggctctgggcttaaacagctcgctgtgcagctggatcctggacttcctgtcaggcagatgtcaggtggttagaatgggcagcaacatctccttatcactgaccctcaacCCGCAggtctgtgttctcagcccactcctgtattccctgtacacacatgactgtgtggcaacacatagctccaatgccatcattaaatttgctgacgatacaacgttggtaggtctgatcactgacaatgatgaaacagcctacagagaggaggtgcacactctgacacgctggtgtcaggagaaCAACCTCTCcttcaatgtcagtaaaaccaaggagcttgtggtggacttcaggaagaaagacagagaacacagccccatcaccattaatggagcaccggtggagattcagcagcttcaagttcctctgtgtccacatcacattACATtactggtacggcaatagcaccccCCACAACCGCATAGCCCTGCAAAGgttggtgcgaactgccagacacatcatcggaggtgagtttccctccctccaggacatttataaaaggcggtgtgtgaaaaaagcttgtaggatcatcagagactccagccacccgagtcatgggctgctctcactgctaccatcaggcaggcggtatcgcagcatcaggacccgcaccagccaactacatgacagcttctttccccaagcagtcttGCTgatttttgaacacttgatctctcatgatcaataatcagcactgcactttattaatctattatctcacactggactgtcataattatattctccacaatacaactactgtatatatattttttatatactctttatttatttattttattgtatgtgtattctacattgtgtgtattgtttactgtacattgtataatattattgtgttgtgtaagtatgtgtacatttgacatGTAAACTGTGTtgtataaatatgttgtttattttaattggtatgtgtctcgtcactgtcatgactgctatgttgctcggaactgcactcAAGGCTTTCACCTACTGATGCACTTGTGTaaatggtagtgtgacaataaagtgattttattttattttattttattaaactgctcatctcaagcacaactgttaacactcagcaccataaactatcaaacagtcatgatatttgaaatatttatcaAAATGGAGAGACAACAATCACTGTTAGACTGCCACAATTTTCTGTGTCCAGAAAGCTATTtttcatttagtgtttttgtcTCTATCATGGTTTGTTATTTGAAATGAAAGCTAAGCCCCTGTTTAAAGGCAGCCAATTCCTCTTTGTTTTGGGAACTATAAAAATCTGTGCATGATTTTTGCAATTCATTTTTACAATTTTGATAATATATAACCAGagacagtgcattcagaaagtatttggaccccttaaatttttcacattttaatatgtggcagccttatgctaaaatgcattCAATTATTATGTTTCACGCCAATCTACactcaataccccataatgaaaaaacaaaaacagatttttgataactttgcaaatttagtaaaattataaaactgaaatatcacattgacaatttttcagaccctttgctatgacacttgaaatttagctcaggtgcatatcaaaatgtgaaacaaatgaaggggtctgaatactttctgaatgcactgtatatccacCACTCTGGAAAATCTTTAAATACTCtctatttaaaaagtatagccacaagacaaacaatatgcaagataacaggattttagtgtgataaagtcacTTACTAACTTATTATTGTAAGtgcattaatacaaatataagaaaaacatttctgcctttaaatccttcaAAAATTGTTCCCGTTAActaacattgtaagtgcctcactgtaaccttgattttttgctTTAGATGTATTTTTTATCTGTAAACAATTCTTtgtgctatttaaataaatgtgaatgcGCTGTTGCGTCTTAAATAACTTTTGAGACTGTTGTAATCTGCAGAGttgcagattattttttttatgtaaaatatacatccatatgacattttctcaacttcaACCAAGTAGAAAATGGCCCCCGCAAAAAATCCCTAAATTAACCACTTTCcccatgaaattaaaattaatgCTTACTCTCATTGTCTTGCATAATGGGCAACTGTCACATTGATGTGTTttaatttcatgtcttttattttgaagatcatGGTCAGTTCATGTGTTTCATCAGTCCTGTCTTGTCTTTGGTtcatgtgtttttgtcttgttaacctgtttatTTGTTCAGTCCTGCCATTGGTTCTCATGTTAGTAGTTCTGGtctttcattggttgtcttgttatgtttatgtttgcttTGTGCATTTATAGCTTCACACAGTCTTGAACTTCTGAAGGCTATACTCTGAAAAAATCAGGTAAGTGTCATATTTAAGAACTTTGCCTAAAGTAGTTTTGTTGGTTTTTAGAATATTTTCTGATAGTCTCCAGTGTGCTGTATGAGTCCAGATGTATTATTTGTCCTGCTAATTTTCAGATTAATCATGGAAGTGATGAGAACCATTCTGCTTCTCTTCAGTACATTTTCTCTGGGGAATACAGAAGGTAACAATAGATTTATTTAGCAATACAAAAATTCCTTGATTGTTACAAATCAATTCACCGTCACATTACCAAAAACGTGTAACGGTAGGCAACCGTTTTCCACGTTAATGCATGCAAGACAATTATGCAGGGCTGTAGTGACAATTTACACCAAGTCCTTGCAGTACACTTAAAGTTTCTTCTAGTACCCATACTACAATAGACATAAAACACAAATGACACTGTATCCAATGTAAACATACTGTAGTGCACTACAGAACAAACTATGTATATTCACTTGTGTGTAGTATATGATACACATAACAAACTAATTCCAGTTAAAAAGCAAAGTTCTCCTGTGTTCTGGCAAGACTGTTTTGTAGCTTTTTGGTGTGGAATAATGGGAAATTTACTGTTTTGGTCAATGTATTGTCATGATTAATGTGGGTTGTAAAGGGTCTCTAGGCCACTGAAACCCCATTCTGTACACAACTTTGCTGTGAATATTACAAGTGCCCTAAAGTGTATTTAATGTGTAGCTGAAGAGTGCCCTTTTGGATGGACTCATTTTGGGGAAAAATGCTACAAATTCTTCTCTTGGCAAGTTGACTGGATCACAGCAGAGGTATTGTGTTTGTCAACATTGTGAAGATGATCATTTTAGTAAGTCCTTGTTTTGTAATTAATACAGGACTATTGAGGACCAGTCCCTGTCTGACATGTCTATTAGGATTTATTGAATGTGTAAATTGTATGCTTCGTTACAAAATATTAGATTTTGTATTCACTAAACgtgtttggtttttgttttttcagaaaaaTTGTCAAAGCTTTGATGCAAATCTTGCATCTGTGCGAGGTCACGTGGAAAATGAATTTCTTCTCAGTCTGGTGCCGGTTTCTGCACGGTGTTTGGTTGGAGGTTATGATTGGGTAGACGTAAGTCCTTTTGCTTTTTCAAGAGATGACAAACCGCTTTGTTGTGATTTCCTAACAAGACTTGTTTATCTGGCTAAACTAAGGTTCTAATGAAGATTAAATTAACTTTAATGCCATGACCTAATAACCCTCTGAATGGAGTGTATTAAAATGGTACACTGTGTAATCCTCCTACACACATTTAGGATGGACAATGGTTGTGGAGTGATGGAACCACCTTTGACTACACCAACTGGTGCTCTAATGAACCTAGTGAGGGTACTGAAAACTGCTTGGAGATAAACTGGACTAGTAAGCATACACTTGGATTTCTTTAATCCTGACTATTCACAATAATGTCATATAATATGATTAAATGAGTGTCACAAGTAGGTAATTTCCTATTCTGTGACTAATCTATGGGTATACCCCAATTTTCATTAAGACCTAACCTAATTGTGACTCCTGTATTTTCATCCTACACAACAGCTGACCGTTGCTGGAACAATATACCATGTTCATTGCAGATTGGTTCCATTTGTGCTAAAGGCATGTGAGACCATGCATCATTCTGCTTCAATTGTATTTTGCTTGTACTACATTTGTCTGATCTTGATCTCTTCAGTACACTAATCTCTCCTGAATTTTATTAAACTACTTTTGAAACTAGAAGTCAAAAGCATTCAAGCCAAACGCTGTTTCTTGTGAAGTTGAATCAAAGTGTTTTAAATTCTATGTTAAAGTATCGCAACTGAACATTTAGTTATATCAGCATGCCCCTAAAACACTTATCACATTGATGTACTCCCTTGCAAGAGAAATGCAATGCACTCTAAAATGCATTTGAGAACTGCAGCTAGTATATGCAGAAATTGACAATTTGTTTTTCCAATACAGCGCAGTTGTGCCTGCCCACTCTTTCAGCTATCTGTTCTGGAAGTATTCTTCCCATTGATGCATTAGAGCTCTaatttttagctttttaaaaccTTAAACCAAATGGCTCTGATGTGAATCATAATAGTTTAACTTCCATGTTCATCCCACCCCACAGATAACTGTTGCTGAAGTTATCTAACGCTTTCATTCCCGCTGGGTTACATTTGTGAAAGAGGCCCTTTCTTGATCACAAACCAATTTCTTTCAAAAAATTGGCTTTTAATTACACACTACGcaaatgtgtacacacacacacacacacacacacacacacacacgattggTTCTGTAGAGTAGTATATGATACACAACTAATTCCAGTTAAAAAGACAAGTCATCCAGTGTTCTGGCAAGACTTCGTGCTTTTTGGTGTGGAATAATTGGATATTTACTGTTTTGGTCAATGTATTGTCATGATTAATGAGGGTTCTAAAGGGTCTATAGATCACTGAAACCCCATTCTGTACACAACTTTGCTGTGAATATTAAAAGCGCCCTaatgtgtatttattgtgtagCTGTAGAGTGCCCCTTTGGATGGACCCCTTTTGGGGAAAAATGCTACAAATTCTTCTCTTCGGAAGTTGACTGGATAACAGCAGAGGTATTGTGTTTGGTTGCTACATTTGTGAAGATGATCATTTTAGTAAGTCCTTGTTTTGCAAATTAATACAGGACTATTTAGGACCAGTCCCTGTCTGACATGTCTGTTAGGATTTATTGAATGTGTAAATGTTATGCTAATTTCCAAAATATTAGATTTTGTATTAACTAAATGTATCTTTCAGAAAAACTGCCAAAGCCTTAATGCAAATCTTGCATCTGTGCAAGGTCAAGTGGAAAATGAATTTCTTCTCAGTCTGGTGCCGGTTTCTGCACGGTGTTTGGTTGGAGGTCATGATTGGGTAGAAGTAAGTCCTTCTGCTTTTTCAAGAGATGACAAACCGCTTGGTTGTGATTTCCTAACAAGACTTGTTTATCTGGCTAATCTAAGGTTCTAATGAAGATTAAATTAACTTTAATGCCATGACCAAATAACCCTCTGAATGGAGTGTATTAAAATGGTACACTGTGTAATCCTCCTACACACATTTAGGATGGACAATGGTTGTGGAGTGATGGAACCACCTTTGACTACACCAACTGGTGCTCTAATGAACCTAGTGAGGGTACTGAAAACTGCTTGGAGATAAACTGGACTAGTAAGCATACACTTGGATTTCTTGAATCCTGACTATTCACAATAATGTCATAATGATTAAATGAGTGTCACAAGTAGGTAATTTCCTATTCTGTGACTAATCTATGGGTATACCCCAATTTTCATTAAGACCTAACCTAATTGTGACTCCTGTATTTTCATCCTACACAACAGCTGACCGTTGCTGGAACAATATACCATGTTCATTGCAGATTGGTTCCATTTGTGCTACAGGCATGTGACACCATGCATCATTCTGCTTCAATTGTATGTTGCTTGTACTGCACTTGTCTGATGTTGATCTCTTCAGTCCACTAATCTCTCCTGAATTTTAATAAACTACTTTTGAAACTATAAATCAAAAGCATTGAAGGCAAACCTTGTTTCTTGTGAAGTTTATTCAAAGTGTTTTTAATGCCATGTTAAATCCTAGCAACTGACCATTAGTTATATCAGCATGCTCCTAAAACACTATCACATTGATGTACTCCCTTGCAAGAGAAATGCAATGTACGCTAAAGTGCATTTGACCTTGTTTCATGTGCCAGTGGTAAATCAAATGTTTGGGAAGAGAAACTAGTATGTATGCAGACAtgatggacttttttttttttttttttccccaatacaGCGCAAttgtgcctgcccactttttcatcTGTGCCTGTCTGAAAGTATTCCCATTGACCCTCTAGAACtctactttttagttttttttaaacccaAGTGCTCTGAGGTGAATCTCAATAGTTTAACTTGATGTTCATCCCACCCTACAGAAAAGTTGCTGACTTTATCTAATGTTTTCATTCCAGATGGGTTACATTTTGGGAGTCCCTTTTATTGATCACGATTTCTTTTACTGGAATCTTATCTGGCATTTCTTCTGAACTCCGTTTCAAACTTCTCAAATGCTGATCTACACATTAATAATGCAAACCTGGTTCCTTGTGGAACAAAATGAGAATTAATGCAGTGTTGAAGCAAAGAAAAGATCCAGCATGTTTGGTTATATCAATAAACAAATTACACAAGTCAaaataatatacataattttatttcttaaatgcAGTTTAAAGCAGACCATGGCACATTTGACCTTGTTTAACTTGTATCATACTTAAATTTGTGTGTCCTTTATCTGTAGTAAAGCCTTTTGAAATGGTAGAATATTTCAGAAAACAACTGTACAAAGATAAATAGACTTGTCTAAATCAAAGTTAAGCTGCTCCTTATCCAAGTGAGTTTCTTGTGTCAAAGCTATATAAATATTCTCCCCTTTTAGAAAGGACGGTCTTCAGTTTCGTAGACTTGTGTTCCCCCATTAATGTTTCAAGAGCACAACATACACATTTCTTGAAAGCCAAATGTAAAGCATATCCCAGTTTCAATAACCTTCCATGAAatggcaaaacacaaaatgtgagCAAGCAGAACAAGCAACTTCAACCTCATGTGACCCTGCGTACACGTGtgtacattgtattttggcttcgctaaatgcaacacaattccatttcatttaaactgatggatttctgtgcattatcacatagACAAAAATGTTGCTTTGAGATTTTATGGTGTTAGGATGACAAGGTGCGTTTTGAAccattctgagaccagtgcagacagggatgtcattcactaaatggagagcaagggaacatcctatagctttcctataaAGCCAAGTGTGTTCAATCTGTATATGTTGTTTGAATCTAACATGTAAGTTAGTTACTTTATATAAAAAGTGGTCTATAAATTTTATTCCTTAAATCAACTTAACATCAATGCATTTTACAcattgaaatacaaatataaaaaatgtgaatGTGGTGAGAGAGATATAGCACACTGTTAGAAGTTATTTGCAATGGTTACCTTgaagttttgttggtgtaacctaatgtattaagGTTGATTTGTTACATCTCTCACACCAATAATAGAAGTctgtatggccctatatcagcaagGCAGTCATTTGGCCACAGGTAATCACAACCGTGGTGATTTAAGGCCATACAGCTTGAGTGGGAGTGTGATTATTTTCAACAGTTTaacgaacaagtaaataaaataaaaaattgacagCCCAAAAAAAACCAACCTTGTGCTTACATCACAGGCCAGGATCTGCTGATTACCTGCGTATGTCGTGTCTCCTAAACAGTGATGGTATAGCTGTAGTGTGAATAAGAAGCTGGATTTGGCCTTGTGTGTAGTCAACTTGCTGAAGATAATGGTATTTTggtcaaatgcatcctattttttCTATTTAAGAATGGCTGTACCAGCAGGGTCCTCCCTGGGTATTTCCTGGTAACTGGTGCATTTTTCTCTCATGTAAAATGTTTACATCAGCTCCCAATGCGGAAACTTCAGTAGGAAAGCACCTTGAGAATGTGTGATTActttctgttgtgtctctcagctgtaataagccttaatgctgaatCTGTTTAACTCTATTTACCAgctgtagtgtagtagtaatctgagcgatcatggagtgagagactATGCCGATGATTTCAAAGAAACCTCTCGCTTATTGACATCACCGACACAATTTAACTGGCTCACAACACATAAAAATGGTCTattgtcaccacctgctggctaaaatattgGATGTCAAAGAGAAACATGAAAAGACACATCTAGCTGCTTTTAACACCTGTTCaatgaggtcaccagaactggctggattcAGCTCCTTTCCTGCTTCATGTtgaactccactgctacgtgttgctgtgtgatgatgactaatagcagccggtgcaacatcacttcagtctattatgatgaactttaaaggatgaactgatgccaactccaaccagaagacatgggatacttcatatgccactgcctgaaccttgtaCTTAAGAAAGAACTCACCGAAATTACCgcccggttgaactgcgatgcacctcactgatctctgatcTTAGCAgtccttggtctaatgatggactacattcttaaaatggaataaatacatcaatgaattgccaacaaaacacttCATTAACCAACTATCAATGATAATTGCATCTACCTGTAtgtgaacttcaaagacattagtcattaaacttacagttcatacataatctttgtttaaacactggcccttaacacttatgTATAGtgaaatggtttaaaattattaaaataagtaatattggcatagtatattcatgatgttagccagagaggaactgactgccacagtgagtctggtttctcccaaggttatttttctccattaaccaaaatcttatggagttttgtgttccttgccacagttgccttcggcttgttcactggggttataaatacaattataaattaattataaacacaatattgcaattttattttctgttaatgcacgatcttctgtaaagctgctttgaaaggtTGTGTGTTgtaaaaggtgctatacaaataaaaaggacTTGACTTAAAACATCAGCGCTGCTCTAACACTTTAGTTtggaatgccacaaacacaagcggagtgatacaaacaggaTAGTGACCGAGTGCTGCAATTCTGGGACATCAGCACTCCTGGAAcgcctcttgtccaatcagattcgaggaccagaactaactgttgtataataaatcacaattttgacttgaaaaaaagcagttaatttagatgcctccacatgaagcacatttatgttaacacttttttaaatgtaGGGGGCAAGTTGTGGAAGGTGCAATCATGCTGTGCCAGGTTGCCACGGCAGAGACTGTGGCGAACAGATAAAATCCAGTGTGCAAAAAGATGCTGATGAGAACATTAACATGTGCACAATTTCAGCAATTTTGATAATATGTaactttcaattcaattcaattcaattcaattttatttgtattgcgcctttcacaacacacattgtttcaaagcagctttacagaagattaggtattaacagaaaataaaactgtaatgtctataatgttgatgagtcatcattgtgtaattagataaaatacgattgttaatcatgaaaaaataagtaattaaataataattgtattaataatcccagtgagcaagctgaaggtgactgtgacaaggaacacaaaactccataagatgttggttaatggagaaaaataaccttgggagttgtagtgggctaatgcacataactggtaatcagaaggtcgctggtttgatccccacagccaccaccattgtgaccttgagtgaggtacttaactccaggttgctccaggggaattgtccctgtaataagtgcactgtaagtcgctttggataaatgattaaactaagtaagtgttaagggccagtgtttaaacaaagattttatatgaactgtaagtttaatgactaatgtctttgaggtccatcctagattaactgcagaagttcatatagatgaaATTGTCCTTGtttattggctgatgaagggcTTTTGTTGGcgattgatagtctatgtattccatttcaagagcatagtccatcaataggccgaggtgatgcacatacagagatcagttaggtgcttcgccgttcaacctggccggtaatttcagtgaggtccatcttaaatccaaggttcaggcaatggcatatgaagtatccgatgtcttatggttggagttggcatcagttcatcctctgaagtccatcataatagactgaagtgatatttggctagcaccggctgctattagtcatcatcacacagtgacacgtagcagtggagtctaacACGaaacaggaatggagctggaaacatccagttctggtgacctcaggattggagctccgaggttgagacagggaaacaaataaaataatataagcatagatgcaattcaatttattgcatagttatagatcatgatcgatgtttctggtttctagttccagcagactaaactaaagcagtctaattgtgggttgaaggataaaataggtgtatgcctagctaaagagatgagtctttagtctagacttaaactgatggagtgtgtctgcatcttgaacagtgttagggagactgttccatagtttaggagccaaatattaaAAGGATCTAccaccttttgtggatttttatattctaggaacaATTAACAGGCCAGATTTTTGCAATCGTAATGACCGTGATGGAATATAATGTGGTAGAAGgttacttaagtactgcggagctggATCATTCAAAGCTGTGTATGTAGTTaagagaattaaaaaatgtatatgaaatttaacaggtagctaaTGTTACAATGATAAAatagggctaatatgatcatatttctcgttagcactctggctgctgcattttgaaccaattgaagtttatttattgatcttccTGGACAGCCTCCTAATACTGCATTACACTAATCTAGTTGTTATGCTTGTGTGGAaaggcaggagaaggcagacgggagtttCGGATCTAAATGCGTTTTTTATTAACAAGCAATAATCAGGCAAACACAGGAATAAaagaaatccacgatgggaaaattaaactaaaacacaaaatgacatccaGGAGTACACGGGTagagaacatccacgaagggcaaggaaACCTCGAACAAACatgggaaaacaaggaacaaGAGACATCAACGAACATCTAGGAGCATCAAGAAACATTAGTAAACATCAACGATCAACAAAGGAGAGGGGAAACAGCgaggtttaaataaacagacacgataaTGACGAAATAATGatcaggtgtggac
The Xyrauchen texanus isolate HMW12.3.18 chromosome 14, RBS_HiC_50CHRs, whole genome shotgun sequence genome window above contains:
- the LOC127654595 gene encoding ladderlectin-like, which produces MEVMRTILLLFSTFSLGNTEAEECPFGWTHFGEKCYKFFSWQVDWITAEKNCQSFDANLASVRGHVENEFLLSLVPVSARCLVGGYDWVDDGQWLWSDGTTFDYTNWCSNEPSEGTENCLEINWTTDRCWNNIPCSLQIGSICAKGM
- the LOC127654596 gene encoding ladderlectin-like; translation: MCIYCVAVECPFGWTPFGEKCYKFFSSEVDWITAEKNCQSLNANLASVQGQVENEFLLSLVPVSARCLVGGHDWVEDGQWLWSDGTTFDYTNWCSNEPSEGTENCLEINWTTDRCWNNIPCSLQIGSICATGM